Genomic DNA from Rhodospirillaceae bacterium:
TTAGCGACAGGGGCGCAAGCATTAGAATACCCATATACACGGTCGACAACAACTGGAACGGTTATTTGGAAGACAGGAGGCCAGCATCAAACGCTGACCCCTATAGAATAATAGCCCACATTGTTGGAACACTAACCGACTAAGCATATAAGGGCCCCAAGGGGCCCTTTTTGGGTGGCGCACATAAACTACCAAGGGCAAAAAAAAGAAATGGGCTAGTTATTAAAGTGCCAGAACTAGGCTAAACCGCCCACTAGAGCATCAACACTACTTAGCCCGCTTGAGCTTAGGTATTCTTCAAGACCTTGGTTAATTTTGTTGCAAATTAGCGGATCAAAAAACAAAGCGGTTCCAATACCAATGGTTGAGGCTCCAGCCAAAATAAACTCAATTGCGTCCTCAGCCGATGATATGCCGCCTTGTCCCATAATTGGCACGCTGTATTTTTTTGAAACCTGGTACACATCATAAACCTTCTTAAGCGCTATTGGTTTTATTGCAGGCCCAGAAAGCCCTCCAGCACGGTTTCCCAAGACCAATTCTTTTTTGTTTATGTCTATGGCTAAACCACTGATTGTGTTGATGACAGCTAGGGCATCGGTTCCGGCATCGATACATAGTTTTGCGTTGAGCTGTATGTCAGCCTGGTTGGGCGACAGCTTTGTAATAATTGGTTTTGAGGTCACCTTTCTGCAGGCCTCAACTACTTGCGCCGACATTTCTGGGTCATTGCCAAACTCCATACCACCCTTTTTTACATTCGGACATGAAATATTTAACTCTATAGCAGCAACCAGCGAGTCATCAAACACTCTACAAACCTCCACATATTCTTCAATGGTGGAACCCGAAACATTAGCTATATAGTGTGTTTCAAGGGGGTCTAGGTTAGGCAGGATTG
This window encodes:
- a CDS encoding dihydroorotate dehydrogenase B catalytic subunit, which encodes MVSKSTISTEFLGLEMVSPIILLSGCVGFGDEYSRLEGFSNSHVGGVILKGTTLEPRLGNEPHRVIETPSGMLNSIGLQNPGAKAVVQTILPNLDPLETHYIANVSGSTIEEYVEVCRVFDDSLVAAIELNISCPNVKKGGMEFGNDPEMSAQVVEACRKVTSKPIITKLSPNQADIQLNAKLCIDAGTDALAVINTISGLAIDINKKELVLGNRAGGLSGPAIKPIALKKVYDVYQVSKKYSVPIMGQGGISSAEDAIEFILAGASTIGIGTALFFDPLICNKINQGLEEYLSSSGLSSVDALVGGLA